In a genomic window of Plasmodium malariae genome assembly, chromosome: 4:
- the PmUG01_04023400 gene encoding conserved Plasmodium protein, unknown function yields MAQNPWYVKKSKALRTNKLEKIINKFNEEYYHLMYIPKFKSIRSTLLGIFDNSDLIIEKKTFNIVSISCIAQIPPQSLNNAKDGISIYLSKFMLKVNHDVEGFSLCFTDIKLKEKEPKIISGDSSVMFLKISFKLLNLVLKENSRIKVKINKIEPSKIYLNFFHIIEATYFEEMLKYFRYDHKSNTFRRDNKIYSINDVMNFTIKNVTSSDTGSNVKLIGHI; encoded by the exons ATGGCACAAAATCCATGGTATGTAAAGAAGTCAAAAGCGTTAAGAACGAACAAGTTGGAAAAGATCATTAACAAGTTCAATGAAG AATATTACCACTTAATGTACATACCCAAATTTAAGTCTATAAGAAGTACACTGCTAGGAATTTTTGATAACTCAGATctaataattgaaaaaaaaacatttaatataGTAAGCATAAg tTGCATAGCTCAGATACCACCACAATCTTTAAATAACGCAAAGGATGGCataagtatttatttatccaaatttatgttaaa agTAAACCACGATGTAGAAGGATTTAGCTTGTGCTTCACAGATATTAAATTAAAGGAGAAGGAACCGAAAATTATTAGCGGTGATTCATCagttatgtttttaaaaattagttTTAAGCTTTTAAACTTGGTTTTAAAGGAAAACAGCAGAATAA aagttaaaataaataaaattgaaccttcgaaaatttatttaaacttttttcatattattgaGGCAACATACTTTGAAGAGATGTTAAAGTATTTTCGTTATGACCACAAAAGT AACACATTTCGAAGGGATAATAAGatatattctataaatgATGTTATGaattttactataaaaaa TGTTACTTCCTCGGATACAGGCTCAAATGTTAAGTTAATTGGTCATATATAG
- the P230p gene encoding 6-cysteine protein has product MRKKKIICYFCIYSIFIFVLVNYDHARYLWKRGVLYNFKGGGEKDTIFSPNCSGSCSAEGIDKGEYRDGEYSMSGNIRQMVYKYMVHVSRHINKYIYELYTYLFQELRKRRSGFDHYRYCYCINEGNYNCSCSNGCRCSGSCFCSGSSSNCCSHHFNSFDRENILDKKCSTLSLFKGRNIRKLAVEDGNPELEPYVKREEKNTTIVNLHDYFAGGVKKNNGKNEIFVSSPEKLHRVVVICNKPSLNYSHIITRPTDALNKMFQDGKGEILTEEEYPVIFYVDEANWGLKNELSKGMVELIIPSYSRRTGTILISCANYEIDETYKFEDLIHIRIVVPRSSSKILGVSTNPKDKNYFEQIVDEHINDYNLGSYKNRVLGLKLEDTELDPHDCFKSVYENDIRVHLEVEYPYAKCIKFDRPNYKIRFFFLPSKFSDDELEFTCTFTYKKKKMKVTFGEGETTTIKEVAYLEEDKEKFDYFNSIPYKICNFEYNNTDDVIHVCERTINEFSLFVYNCELDKSKQVGTGEPISTIKYLNNTYTIQQFTNIALYTDHINIDGIKDKFPNFKFFMTSYIDHGPYPLVIECSIPNGRGKYQEANIFLHVRTDLKEKSSFFCDFNKGSIYNYLNAYQQGDTCEITASSNTSIGFRCPQDTVKKPDTCFKEVYYYGKLSSLSNVLAENLIIYSSTQENIALAAFNDTLTRSYTMECFCVRKEDRSKIVKTVIVKYINPNEIYDYNIHEKIIHPPIIMNPYKTHLCDFMTNTSILIPTFKKPKNYLCDVYPNPLDYVALKCPSNLVDAENEKEIANLSEKIDKEGVRDQMSLLFKKRNIYTNLFHVPKDAPSYVINKDLQDVTPITSLIPGVLVKDIINIKITTIREEDEERDESTDHPPTIPVEDVNKIFERYTGLRNSVQNGLFIFQLPPYIKKDQIIEFSCINGKTEKKGLRGNNGIMTVYIRSSGEIIDGCYFYKNHPEVNYLKNSIKAGSGKECIIQSDGEIEYIGVMCSSYGNLFLTPSDCFSHMYDSSDVLIPLTDKDKDFKVFSNDKGISYLKIPQSFLGHLSLFCYCNSTVQTGGTNIVKENKIHIELNTSNKGVSTITKIDHLYESDFLIGHEYIDRKPTPILRRKHICDFTKKESSLSPTSEQLSINTCFVELEDNLNIVEVKCPPNTISDSASALGSDRGRIIKDRMQALASQRTGFYTPSSGFTYSEERITKEELKKYEKMKYIPDNYDEIIHMNSKKKLEDVLPGVIIFDRNRLFAEKGYFTFASSLIVKKDITIKLYCDNSHTVIENKKGKKGITVVKIMKNITDKTFYGCDFSGNAKKTFYYSGTYNLKEKSHTCEIELKENSIISLNCPNGKINPSNCFSNVYIKSSMDQEITENIENIFNHIKVINTSYLINSSSTFLIISKITKNEIDFYCTCEDIQSKHVGTIYIKNLQRSSTSKKHDAAQIVYIDVTPYYLRDTYICDFTEHHYSIALNNTEKKKIKKKNIDFEKLLESYLDLILNQEYKEFTHFSLNLKLRKEHMKEQYVNYVKKKINDFKENPIDMETYTNYIIVYRCNVDLSAFDKFAIICPKKTTTSSSGEVKFNFENLKYTSNLGLDENSMLEGLNNILFGTLLINKKRNVSFFEKGEIELIISPYADSSKNIIFSCENLEQNSSKGIIGSASIFIKKSDTKILGCDFQDVHYTTTTSSYPTSTYDPAARYKKNKKKDSFEFEIELIEGKKIYCNIEAIQNDVVGFSCPYNFLTSPQNCFESVQIEGLDKELETHKLETLVSGVKVLNNEIYDYNYTPSYIIIPKKVQKSLKIFCTCNSVNLIKTGIIQINIIGDDLNNWFKKEINHNIYAFQKMSYFYDFSSGALNISSENVLNISTLSLQSHRGMLNMQEITNEHVTDEIKKRSKINLIPNYPSYDRDYITNGSYNYHTLKGKEQGGVYTGALNKGMILQERALEGAEEEEEEEEDREGSLDAVRGQGEENILNPLRTKHVFEITIAASEFSIIKVVCPLRNALQFRQSKISPENFFEHVYVLEDKHKKKRKRSYAENEKFITELVQGGGDVSKASVEDRSNIGSKSRNTEEPEEIKGETKVEYDEMGNKIITSVTSKKPKATLEDAEKLYEESDMDNRDILIIKSIEEVISFVNYEREIGDNTYSGILYLSPLLLNEASFFITCDNSLTLNESKRGKTGIVKINVNPNFLKMHGCDFVGDYSTHFYFSAKWNSLPKDYVCEIKVEDDSIVGLACPAHTKMHPSDCFQSVIKDDEVYKKEMLIEEKYSFFYKKNNKPLLSFIQIKQVYSDHFICKCYENENGQSKEVTIKVLYEPYTMGRPKNFFQKAIIKYKNFDLHTLLNK; this is encoded by the coding sequence AtgcgtaaaaaaaaaataatatgctaCTTTTGCATTTATAGCATTTTCATCTTTGTGCTTGTAAATTATGACCATGCAAGATATTTATGGAAAAGAGGAGTTCTTTACAACTTCAAAGGAGGAGGTGAGAAGGACACAATATTTTCACCCAACTGTAGTGGCAGTTGCAGTGCAGAAGGTATAGACAAGGGTGAGTATAGAGATGGGGAGTACTCGATGAGCGGAAACATAAGACAAATGGTGTATAAGTACATGGTCCATGTGTCCAGACACataaacaaatacatatatgagtTGTACACCTACTTGTTTCAAGAACTGAGGAAGAGAAGGAGTGGCTTTGATCATTACCGTTACTGTTATTGTATCAATGAGGGCAACTACAATTGTAGTTGTAGCAATGGATGCAGATGTAGCGGCAGTTGTTTCTGTAGTGGTAGCAGTAGTAATTGTTGCAGTCATCACTTCAACTCGTTTGATAGAGAAAACATACTAGATAAAAAATGCAGCACGCTGAGTCTCTTCAAGGGTAGGAATATTAGGAAGCTAGCAGTGGAAGACGGGAATCCGGAGCTAGAACCATATGTGAAAAGAGAAGAGAAAAATACAACTATAGTGAACTTACATGATTATTTCGCTGGAGGagtaaaaaagaacaatggtaaaaatgaaatatttgtatCTTCACCAGAGAAATTACATAGAGTGGttgtaatatgtaataagCCATCTTTAAATTACTCTCATATTATTACAAGACCCACTGATgctttaaataaaatgtttcaAGATGGTAAGGGGGAAATATTAACAGAAGAGGAATACcctgttattttttatgtagaTGAAGCTAACTGGGGTTTAAAGAATGAATTATCTAAAGGTATGGTCGAATTGATAATACCATCTTATTCTCGTAGGACAGGTACAATTTTAATATCATGTGCTAATTATGAAATAGAtgaaacatataaatttgaAGACTTAATACATATTCGAATAGTTGTACCAAGGAGTAGTAGCAAGATATTAGGAGTAAGTACAAACCcgaaagataaaaattattttgagCAAATTGTTGATGAACATATAAATGATTATAATTTGGGTAGTTATAAAAATCGAGTGTTAGGGTTAAAATTAGAAGATACAGAATTAGATCCACATGATTGTTTTAAGTCTGTATATGAAAATGATATAAGAGTACATTTAGAAGTTGAGTATCCTTATGCAAAATGTATAAAGTTTGATAGACCAAATTATAAGAtacgatttttttttttaccttcaAAATTTTCTGATGATGAATTAGAATTTACCTGTACCtttacatacaaaaaaaaaaaaatgaaagtaacATTTGGTGAAGGAGAAACAACAACTATTAAGGAAGTAGCATACTTAGAAGaggataaagaaaaatttgattattttaatagtatACCTTACAAAATTTGcaattttgaatataataatactgATGATGTTATACACGTATGTGAAAGAacaataaatgaattttctctttttgtaTACAACTGTGAATTAGATAAAAGTAAACAAGTAGGTACTGGCGAACCTATTTCTACtatcaaatatttaaataacacTTATACTATTCAacaatttacaaatattgcTTTGTATACGgatcatataaatatagatgGAATAAAAGACAAATTtccaaattttaaattttttatgactTCGTATATTGATCATGGTCCTTATCCACTAGTCATTGAATGTTCTATACCTAATGGACGTGGAAAGTATCAGGaagcaaatatatttttgcatgTAAGGACTGAtctaaaagaaaaatcttCCTTCTTCTGTGATTTCAACAAAGGtagtatatataactatttaAATGCATATCAACAGGGGGATACATGTGAAATTACTGCTTCGTCAAATACAAGTATAGGTTTTAGATGTCCACAGGATACTGTTAAAAAACCAGATACCTGTTTTAAAGAAGTATATTACTATGGCAAATTATCTTCATTAAGTAACGTTTTAGctgaaaatttaattatctATTCATCTACTCAAGAAAATATAGCTCTAGCTGCTTTTAATGATACATTAACAAGGTCATACACAATGGAATGTTTTTGTGTAAGAAAAGAAGATAGAAGTAAAATTGTAAAGACTGTTAttgtgaaatatattaatccaaatgaaatatatgattataatatacatgaaaaaattatacatccTCCGATAATTATGAACCCATATAAGACACATCTATGTGATTTTATGACTAATACATCTATATTAATACCTACTTTTAAAAAGcccaaaaattatttgtgcGATGTATATCCTAATCCTTTAGATTATGTTGCTCTAAAGTGCCCTAGTAATTTAGTAGATgcagaaaatgaaaaagaaatagctAATTTATcagaaaaaattgataagGAAGGTGTTCGGGATCAAATGAGCctactttttaaaaagagaaatatatatacaaatttgtTTCATGTACCTAAGGATGCTCCCtcatatgtaataaataaagacCTGCAAGATGTTACACCTATTACTAGTTTAATACCTGGTGTTTTAGttaaagatataataaatataaaaataacaaccATTAGAGAAGAAGATGAGGAACGTGATGAATCAACTGATCATCCACCAACTATTCCAGTAGAAGAtgttaacaaaatattcGAAAGGTACACTGGACTACGGAATAGTGTACAGAATGgattattcatttttcaattacctccttatataaaaaaagatcaAATCATTGAATTTAGTTGTATTAATGGgaaaactgaaaaaaaaggacTACGAGGAAACAATGGTATCATGACTGTTTACATACGATCCTCAGGTGAAATAATAGATGGATgttacttttataaaaatcatCCAGAAGTtaattacttaaaaaatagtataaaagCTGGTTCAGGTAAAGAATGTATTATTCAAAGTGATGGGGAAATCGAATATATTGGAGTTATGTGTTCTTCTTATGgtaatctttttttaacaCCTTCAGATTGTTTCTCTCATATGTATGACTCGTCAGATGTACTTATACCATTAACAGATAAGGATAAAGATTTCAAAGTTTTTTCTAATGATAAAGGTATATCCTATTTAAAAATACCCCAGAGTTTTTTAGGGCATCTAAGTTTGTTCTGTTATTGTAACAGTACAGTACAAACAGGTGGAACGAATATAGTTAAAGAGAACAAAATACATATAGAACTTAACACATCAAATAAGGGAGTATCTACTATTACCAAAATTGATCATTTGTACGAGTCAGATTTTTTAATTGGTCATGAGTATATTGATAGAAAACCTACTCCTATTCTAAGGAGGAAACATATCTGcgattttacaaaaaaagaaagctCACTTAGTCCTACAAGCGAACAGCTAAGCATTAACACTTGTTTTGTAGAATTAGAAGATAACCTAAATATTGTAGAAGTGAAGTGCCCACCTAATACTATATCTGATAGTGCTAGTGCACTAGGAAGTGATAGAGGAAGAATAATAAAGGACAGAATGCAAGCACTTGCTTCTCAAAGGACAGGATTTTATACTCCATCAAGCGGCTTTACCTATTCCGAAGAAAGGATCACAAAGGAAGAGttaaagaaatatgaaaaaatgaaatatatccCAGATAATTATGAtgaaataatacatatgaatagtaaaaaaaagctaGAGGATGTATTACCTGGTGTAATAATTTTCGATCGAAACAGACTCTTTGCAGAAAAAGGATATTTCACTTTTGCTTCTTCCCTTATTGTTAAAAAGGATATAACGATAAAACTATACTGTGATAACTCACACACtgttatagaaaataaaaaaggaaaaaaaggaattactGTTGTaaagataatgaaaaatataacagaTAAAACATTCTATGGATGTGACTTCTCTGGTAATGCAAAAAAGACTTTCTATTACTCTGGTACATACAATTTGAAAGAGAAAAGTCATACATGTGAAAttgaattaaaagaaaatagtaTTATTAGTCTGAATTGTCCtaatggaaaaattaatCCGAGTAACTGTTTCAgcaatgtatatattaaaagtagCATGGATCAAGAAATTACTGAAAacattgaaaatattttcaatcatattaaagtaataaatactagttatttaataaatagtTCTTCtacctttttaattatttctaaaattaccaaaaatgaaatagatTTCTATTGCACTTGTGAAGATATTCAAAGCAAACATGTTGGTAcgatttatattaaaaatctACAACGTTCATCTACTTCGAAGAAACATGATGCAGCACAAATTGTTTATATAGATGTTACTCCGTACTACTTGAGggatacatacatatgcgaTTTTACTGAGCATCATTATTCCATTGCTTTAAATAatacggaaaaaaaaaaaattaaaaaaaaaaatatcgattttgaaaaattactTGAGTCTTATCTAGATCTAATTTTAAACCAAgaatataaagaatttacCCATTTTAGCTTGAAcctaaaattaagaaaagaaCATATGAAAGAACAGTATGTGAAttatgtaaagaaaaaaataaatgattttaaagaaaatccTATCGATATGGAAACATACACAAATTATATCATCGTCTATAGATGTAATGTCGATTTAAGTGCATTCGATAAATTTGCCATTATATGTCCAAAAAAGACTACAACATCATCATCTGGTGaagtaaaatttaattttgaaaatttaaaatatacatctAACTTAGGATTAGATGAAAATAGTATGTTAGAAGGACTAAATAATATTCTGTTTGGTACTCTactaattaataaaaaaagaaatgtttCTTTCTTTGAAAAGGGAGAAATAGAACTTATCATTTCCCCCTATGCTGATtcatcaaaaaatattattttttcatgtgAAAATTTAGAACAAAATTCTTCTAAAGGGATAATAGGTTCTgcatctatttttattaaaaagagtGATACCAAAATTTTGGGATGCGATTTTCAAGATGTCCATTATACAACTACAACTAGCTCTTACCCTACATCGACATATGACCCAGCAGCacgttataaaaaaaataaaaaaaaagactcTTTCGAATTTGAAATAGAATTAATAGAAgggaagaaaatatattgtaatatagAAGCTATACAAAATGATGTAGTTGGGTTCAGTTGTCCTTATAATTTCCTTACATCTCCACAAAACTGCTTCGAGTCAGTGCAAATAGAAGGATTGGATAAAGAACTAGAAACACATAAACTAGAAACATTAGTCAGTGGGGTCAaagttttaaataatgaaatatacgACTATAATTATACCCcttcttatattattataccgAAAAAGGTCCAAAAATCactgaaaatattttgtacttGTAATTCTGTTAATCTTATTAAGACAGGtataattcaaataaatattattggAGATGATTTAAATAACTggtttaaaaaagaaataaatcataatatatatgcattccAAAAGATGagttatttttatgatttctCTTCTGGTGCTCTTAACATTAGTTCGGAAAATGTTCTCAACATTTCGACGTTATCACTACAGTCTCATAGGGGTATGCTCAACATGCAAGAGATAACAAATGAGCATGTAACAGATgagattaaaaaaaggagcaAAATTAACCTCATTCCGAATTATCCATCCTATGATAGGGATTATATTACAAATGGGTCTTATAATTATCACACCCTCAAGGGGAAAGAACAAGGAGGTGTTTATACTGGTGCTCTGAACAAAGGCATGATTCTACAAGAAAGAGCACTAGAGGGTgcagaagaagaagaagaagaagaagaggacAGGGAAGGATCACTGGACGCAGTAAGGGGGCAAGGAGAAGAAAACATTTTGAACCCGTTAAGAACTAAACACGTATTTGAAATTACCATTGCTGCATCAGAGTTTAGCATCATTAAAGTCGTTTGCCCACTGCGAAATGCTCTACAATTCAGACAATCGAAAATTAGCCccgaaaatttttttgaacatGTATACGTTTTAGAGGATAAGCataagaagaaaagaaaaagaagctatgcggaaaatgaaaaatttattacagAGTTAGTGCAAGGGGGAGGAGATGTATCTAAAGCATCAGTGGAGGATAGAAGCAATATAGGTAGCAAATCACGTAATACAGAAGAACCTGAAGAAATCAAAGGAGAAACAAAAGTAGAGTACGATGAAATGgggaataaaattattacttcTGTTACATCGAAAAAACCGAAAGCAACACTTGAAGATgcagaaaaattatatgaagaatCAGATATGGACAATAGAGATAttctaattataaaaagcaTTGA
- the PmUG01_04023300 gene encoding conserved Plasmodium protein, unknown function, with product MGGRKTIFLLFYQLFITSALCSKNLIQLNYQINSYSLDNKNYKEWNNIGTFILNKNQIFNTSNTHVEEKRKLIEKLKEGKFDYVLFQLCYDTKQQTCIQTYADKSKVHNVDNFALLVGLNNNYIPYVFNYRTHKQHNDENIHIFSELFMVKVSSVSVSIDLHNLKKAEGNVKPKNKENEQEKEKEKPLSFIRKYWIYIAIFFLSLSISKHFTEDMQQPTNR from the coding sequence atgggagGTAGAAAAaccatttttcttttattttatcagcTGTTTATAACTTCTGCACTGTGCAGTAAAAACCTAATTCAATTAAATTATCAAATAAATTCGTATTCGttagataataaaaattataaagaatgGAATAATATAggaacatttatattaaacaaaaatcaaatatttaatacatcAAATACGCATGtagaggaaaaaagaaaacttattgaaaaattaaaggaagGGAAATTcgattatgttttatttcaGTTATGCTATGATACAAAGCAACAAACATGTATACAGACATATGCTGATAAAAGCAAAGTTCATAATGTTGACAACTTTGCACTTTTAGTaggattaaataataattatataccaTATGTGTTTAATTATAGAACACATAAACAGCATAATGATGAAAACATTCATATATTCTCGGAGTTGTTTATGGTTAAAGTTTCTTCAGTATCAGTGTCCATTGActtacataatttaaaaaaagcagAGGGCAATGTaaaaccaaaaaataaagaaaatgaacaagagaaagaaaaagaaaaacccTTATCCTTTATACGTAAATACTGGATTTATATagccatattttttttatccttatcTATATCAAAACATTTCACAGAAGATATGCAGCAGCCGACCAATAGGTAA
- the ACP gene encoding acyl carrier protein, putative encodes MKIMLLFLLFLYCVNAFKNTLKDGVSLQIFKKTKNDLSVNYTKKDKDFLRRKQIGSSLKSTFDDIKQIISKQLSVEEDKIQTDSNFTKDLGADSLDLVELIMALEEKFSITISDQDALKINTVQDAIDFIEKNKKQDA; translated from the exons ATGAAGATTATGCtccttttccttcttttccTATACTGCGTAAATG cttttaaaaatactctAAAAGACGGAGTCTCGTTAcagatttttaaaaaaacaaagaatgATTTAAGTGTCAATTACACGAAAAAGGACAAGGACTTTTTACGAAGAAAACAGATAGGTAGTTCGTTAAAAAGTACATTTGATGATATCAAGCAGATAATTTCAAAGCAGCTATCAGTGGAAGAAGATAAAATTCAAACCGATTCAAATTTTACCAAA GACCTAGGAGCAGATAGCTTAGATCTCGTCGAACTAATCATGGCCTTGGAGGAAAAATTTAGTATCACCATTTCCGATCAAGATGCCCTCAAAATCAATACAGTTCAAGATGCCATTGACTTTatagaaaagaataaaaagcaGGATGCATGA
- the RRF1 gene encoding ribosome-recycling factor, putative produces the protein MILHYCLFFALLSSVITNCYSIHLKKQLKYISLSINGNQTSISFIKRSLNRRNSLNRIHRLKYNKIGSEGKTENSHYYTLYAHKKKKKKKIDKVEEHLKNQLTNKGVQKNKWEQGEEYHETPDNEDEQEIEAEDEDVDEEEDVDIGINFDVDGAEIYPMSPYASEKRRKEKNSKAMTNDGANTGGITRREDSFTLKNYKIKKSLRESIKMDNKDDSEDAGYYEQEVKKRQTGEIGEGSEEDITEHSIENNGSDDSVEDRSDGTDGLDDDSNENDETITEEDFENLNRMCSEKMSKVYNYIKRESYRFNLSNVSSVMFEDEKVKINERIYTIRHICHIKKKENLFTITPYDSYFVNFIYQHFVKEYNELKFYIKDKSVYAVVPPISENLKNEIKIKIKSKIDDAKVTLRNVRKQLIDKLEKIKNQIGKDIYFKQKNYIQSLHDQTKKQIEKLFEEFK, from the coding sequence atgattcTGCACTACTGCCTTTTTTTTGCTCTCCTTTCCAGTGTTATAACTAACTGTTACAGCATACACTTGAAAAAACAGCTAAAGTATATCTCCCTCTCAATTAATGGAAATCAAACCTCAATTTcctttataaaaagaagCTTAAATAGAAGGAATTCTTTAAATAGAATTCACAGATtgaaatataacaaaattggTAGTGAGGGAAAAACAGAGAATAGTCattattatactttatatgcacataaaaaaaaaaagaaaaaaaaaatagataaagtAGAAGagcatttaaaaaatcaacTAACAAATAAAGGAGTGCAAAAGAATAAGTGGGAGCAAGGAGAAGAGTACCATGAAACACCAGACAACGAAGATGAACAGGAAATCGAAGCAGAGGATGAGGATGtagatgaagaagaagatgTAGATATAGGCATAAACTTTGATGTAGACGGTGCTGAGATATATCCAATGAGTCCTTATGCAAGTGAAAAAAGGAGGAAAGAGAAAAACAGTAAAGCAATGACAAATGATGGCGCAAACACTGGAGGAATCACCAGACGAGAGGATTCATTTAcacttaaaaattataaaataaaaaagagtttGAGGGAATCTATAAAAATGGATAACAAGGATGATAGTGAAGATGCGGGGTATTACGAACAGGAAGTTAAAAAACGTCAAACAGGTGAAATCGGAGAAGGTAGTGAAGAAGATATTACTGAACATAGCATTGAGAATAATGGAAGTGATGATAGTGTTGAGGACAGAAGTGATGGTACTGATGGCCTTGATGATGACAGTAACGAGAATGATGAAACCATCACTGAAGAAGACTTTGAAAATCTAAACAGAATGTGCAGTGAGAAAATGAGCAAGGTGTACAATTATATCAAAAGAGAATCGTACAGATTTAATTTAAGTAACGTCTCTAGTGTTATGTTTGAAGatgaaaaggtaaaaatcAACGAACGAATTTACACAATTAGACATATATGTCATAtcaagaaaaaagaaaatttatttactatCACACCATATGAttcttattttgttaattttatttatcaacattttgtaaaagaatataatgaGTTAAAGTTTTACATTAAAGATAAATCCGTTTATGCTGTTGTACCTCCCATAtctgaaaatttaaaaaatgaaattaaaattaaaataaaaagcaaaattgaCGATGCTAAAGTAACCTTACGAAATGTTAGAAAACAATTGATAGACAAATTAGAAAAGATCAAAAATCAAATAGGTAAggacatatattttaagcaGAAAAATTACATACAAAGTTTGCACGATCAGactaaaaaacaaattgaGAAATTATTTGAAGAGTTTAAGTGA